The following are encoded together in the Flavobacterium haoranii genome:
- a CDS encoding TlpA disulfide reductase family protein: MRKLTILFSALITLVSCNKNSDGFTISGEANGVGNGTKVFLQVQGENELIAKDTVTVENGKFTFNGAADLPELGFLTIEGNNGIPFILENGEIVIKFNKDSIQNTSVGGTPENELFESFSKKNKEVNERINKFKNDNGEKYMTAQTSNDTATMNGLMKQLNVIQDELKNIPLGIIKNNPKTYLSIILTQNALMQQFITSQEAQEFFNNFDKKFAETKAYKSLNDILKAANAVEVGKKAPDFSAPSPEGKTLSLKESLGKVTIIDFWASWCGPCRMENPNVVALYNELHAKGLNIIGVSLDKDEAKWKEAIAKDGLTWNHVSNLKFWQDPIAEMYNVKAIPATFILDANGVIVAKDLRGEELRNKVEELLNK, encoded by the coding sequence ATGAGAAAATTAACAATTTTATTTAGTGCCCTAATTACACTTGTTTCTTGTAACAAGAATTCAGATGGTTTTACCATCTCTGGAGAAGCTAATGGTGTAGGTAACGGTACAAAAGTATTTTTACAAGTACAAGGAGAAAACGAGCTTATTGCTAAAGATACTGTAACTGTAGAAAATGGTAAATTCACTTTTAATGGTGCTGCCGATTTGCCAGAATTAGGTTTCCTAACTATTGAAGGAAATAACGGAATTCCTTTCATTTTAGAAAATGGAGAAATTGTAATCAAATTCAACAAAGACTCAATCCAAAATACAAGCGTTGGTGGTACACCAGAAAATGAACTTTTTGAAAGTTTTTCTAAGAAAAACAAAGAAGTTAATGAGCGTATCAACAAATTTAAAAACGATAATGGTGAAAAATATATGACTGCTCAAACTAGCAATGATACTGCTACTATGAACGGTTTAATGAAACAATTGAATGTAATTCAAGACGAACTTAAAAACATCCCATTAGGCATCATTAAAAATAATCCAAAAACATATTTGAGCATTATTTTAACTCAAAATGCTTTAATGCAACAATTCATTACTTCACAAGAAGCACAAGAATTCTTTAATAATTTTGATAAAAAATTCGCTGAAACAAAAGCTTACAAATCATTAAATGATATTTTAAAAGCTGCTAATGCTGTAGAAGTTGGTAAAAAAGCTCCAGATTTCTCTGCTCCATCTCCAGAAGGCAAAACATTATCTTTAAAAGAATCATTAGGAAAAGTAACAATTATAGATTTTTGGGCTTCTTGGTGTGGACCATGTCGTATGGAAAATCCAAATGTTGTAGCTTTATACAATGAATTACATGCTAAAGGATTAAATATCATTGGTGTTTCTTTAGATAAAGACGAAGCAAAATGGAAAGAAGCTATTGCTAAAGATGGTTTAACTTGGAATCATGTATCTAATTTAAAGTTTTGGCAAGATCCAATTGCTGAAATGTATAATGTAAAAGCAATTCCAGCTACTTTTATTCTAGATGCAAATGGCGTTATTGTTGCCAAAGATTTAAGAGGTGAAGAACTAAGAAATAAAGTTGAAGAACTACTAAATAAATAG
- a CDS encoding SIMPL domain-containing protein, with translation MKKLILVLTFITAMVQAQEVKQVPSISVTGEGKIKVTPDEAIISFGVENSGKDATEVKKKNDEIVDKVLKVIKKHKIPVADFQTERVSLFKTYDYNTKKNQFQASQNISIHLKDLNKYDGLMMDLVDAGVNAIQNVEFKSSKIKELESQARKDAILDAKKKAEDFVSVLNQKVGKAITISDNTQANYPRPMYKTYAMAAESADAGMNRETLAIGEIEITTSVSIVFELL, from the coding sequence ATGAAAAAGTTAATTTTAGTACTAACATTTATAACAGCAATGGTACAAGCACAAGAAGTAAAGCAAGTTCCTTCAATTAGTGTAACTGGTGAAGGAAAAATTAAAGTAACGCCTGACGAGGCAATAATTTCATTTGGTGTAGAAAATTCAGGTAAAGATGCTACTGAAGTAAAAAAGAAAAACGACGAAATTGTAGATAAAGTTTTAAAAGTAATTAAGAAACATAAAATTCCTGTTGCAGATTTTCAAACAGAAAGAGTTTCTTTGTTTAAAACATATGATTATAATACTAAGAAAAATCAATTTCAAGCGAGTCAAAATATTTCTATTCATTTAAAAGATTTGAATAAGTATGATGGTTTAATGATGGATTTAGTTGATGCTGGTGTTAATGCTATTCAGAATGTAGAATTTAAATCTTCAAAAATTAAAGAATTAGAATCTCAAGCCAGAAAAGATGCTATTTTAGATGCTAAAAAGAAAGCAGAAGATTTTGTATCAGTTTTAAATCAAAAAGTTGGTAAGGCAATTACAATTTCAGATAATACGCAGGCGAATTATCCCAGACCAATGTACAAAACATATGCAATGGCAGCAGAATCTGCTGATGCAGGAATGAATAGAGAAACATTAGCTATTGGAGAAATTGAGATTACGACTTCAGTAAGCATTGTTTTTGAATTACTATAG
- a CDS encoding MBL fold metallo-hydrolase gives MKIEQIYTGCIAHAAYYLENNGEAAIFDPLREVQPYIDRATKDNAKIKYIFETHFHADFVSGHLDLAKKTGAQIVYGPTAKPNFEAIIAEDGQEFKIGNYTIKALHTPGHTLESTTYLLIDENGKQHGIITGDTLFIGDVGRPDLAQKLVEDLTQDVLAEKLYYSLRNKIMPLSDDLIVYPNHGAGSACGKNMSKETTDTLGNQKKTNYALRADMTLEEFKKELLDGLTPPPAYFPQNVLMNIKGYDSLEDVMAKGNKPLTPKEFETVANQTEALIVDVRHENDFVKEHIPGSIFIGLHGQFAPWVGALIKDVKQPILLVVPEGKEEETIMRLSRVGFDNTLGYLSGGIEAWKDAGFEVDSISSVSPDEFANHYKDAIVIDARRPGEFTAERVENAVNIPLDYINDHLAEIPKEETFYVHCAGGYRSVIWASIMKARGYHNMINVEKGMSGIRETSIPLTNYVCPSTLK, from the coding sequence ATGAAAATTGAACAAATATATACTGGGTGCATTGCCCATGCTGCTTATTATTTAGAAAATAACGGAGAAGCTGCAATTTTTGATCCGTTACGTGAAGTTCAACCTTATATTGATAGAGCAACAAAAGATAATGCTAAAATTAAATACATTTTCGAAACTCATTTCCATGCAGATTTCGTTTCGGGACATTTAGATTTAGCTAAAAAAACTGGTGCTCAAATTGTTTACGGTCCAACAGCAAAACCTAATTTTGAAGCTATTATTGCAGAAGACGGACAGGAGTTTAAAATTGGTAATTACACTATTAAAGCTTTACACACACCCGGACACACATTAGAGAGTACAACTTATTTACTGATTGATGAAAACGGAAAACAACACGGTATCATCACTGGGGATACTCTATTTATTGGAGATGTTGGTCGTCCCGATTTAGCTCAAAAATTAGTAGAAGATTTAACTCAAGATGTTTTAGCAGAAAAATTATATTACTCTTTACGCAATAAGATCATGCCTTTATCAGATGATTTAATTGTGTATCCAAATCACGGAGCAGGAAGTGCTTGTGGTAAGAACATGAGTAAAGAAACTACTGATACTTTAGGAAACCAAAAGAAAACAAATTATGCACTTCGTGCAGATATGACTTTAGAGGAATTTAAAAAAGAATTACTAGATGGTTTAACTCCTCCTCCAGCCTATTTCCCTCAAAATGTTTTGATGAATATTAAAGGATATGATAGTTTAGAGGATGTAATGGCAAAAGGAAATAAACCATTAACTCCAAAAGAATTTGAAACGGTTGCCAACCAAACCGAAGCATTAATTGTTGATGTTCGTCACGAAAATGATTTTGTTAAAGAACATATTCCAGGTTCTATTTTTATTGGTCTTCACGGACAATTTGCTCCATGGGTTGGCGCTTTAATAAAAGATGTAAAACAACCTATTTTATTAGTCGTTCCAGAAGGAAAAGAAGAAGAAACTATTATGCGTTTATCTCGTGTAGGATTTGATAATACTTTAGGGTATTTAAGTGGAGGAATTGAGGCTTGGAAAGATGCAGGCTTTGAAGTAGATTCTATATCTTCAGTTAGTCCAGATGAATTTGCAAATCACTACAAGGATGCTATTGTAATTGACGCAAGAAGACCAGGAGAGTTTACAGCAGAAAGAGTTGAAAATGCGGTAAATATTCCTTTAGATTATATCAATGATCATCTTGCTGAAATACCAAAAGAAGAAACTTTTTATGTGCATTGTGCTGGTGGATATCGTTCTGTAATTTGGGCTTCAATTATGAAAGCAAGAGGTTATCATAATATGATTAATGTTGAAAAAGGAATGAGCGGTATTAGAGAAACTTCAATTCCTTTAACAAATTATGTTTGTCCTTCTACACTAAAATAA
- a CDS encoding lysophospholipid acyltransferase family protein, which yields MQRIAFYLVYAFLWLISILPFPIFYFVSDCIFVLIYYIIGYRKKTVRSNIQLTLPHLSKKEQLEVEKKFYRHMCDMFMEMIKTMSISKKEIQKRFVFKNIELFHEFENKNKSIILFYAHYASWEWSPTLGFYTKFKGYGIYKKIRNPYFDKMVRDIRSKFGATLIDTRATTKTVTENQHKGILGVYGFISDQTPAKQKAKYWDTFMGHEVPIHTGGESLARSLDMNVLYMKVSKVKRGYYEATFIPITDNIKAEPEFEVSKKFIREVEKQIYEAPEYYFWTHKRWKHKKAQ from the coding sequence ATGCAGCGAATAGCTTTTTATTTAGTTTATGCTTTTTTATGGCTAATTTCTATATTGCCATTTCCTATATTTTACTTTGTATCCGATTGTATTTTTGTTCTAATTTATTATATCATTGGATATCGTAAAAAAACAGTTCGATCAAACATACAGCTTACATTACCTCATCTTTCTAAAAAAGAACAATTAGAAGTTGAAAAGAAGTTTTACAGACATATGTGTGATATGTTTATGGAAATGATTAAAACGATGTCTATTTCGAAAAAAGAAATTCAAAAACGTTTTGTTTTTAAAAATATTGAATTATTCCATGAATTTGAAAATAAAAACAAAAGTATCATTCTTTTTTATGCGCATTATGCCAGCTGGGAATGGTCTCCAACACTAGGTTTTTATACAAAATTTAAAGGATATGGTATTTATAAAAAAATTAGAAATCCATATTTTGATAAAATGGTTAGAGATATTCGTTCTAAATTTGGAGCTACTTTAATTGATACTAGAGCAACTACTAAAACTGTAACAGAGAATCAGCATAAGGGGATTCTTGGTGTTTATGGTTTCATTAGTGATCAAACTCCTGCGAAACAAAAAGCTAAATATTGGGACACTTTTATGGGACATGAAGTACCTATTCATACTGGTGGTGAAAGTTTAGCTAGAAGCTTAGATATGAATGTTCTTTATATGAAAGTAAGCAAGGTAAAGAGAGGTTATTATGAAGCAACATTTATTCCTATTACTGACAATATAAAAGCTGAACCTGAATTTGAAGTTTCTAAAAAATTCATTAGAGAAGTAGAAAAACAAATTTATGAAGCACCAGAATATTACTTTTGGACACACAAACGTTGGAAACATAAAAAAGCTCAGTAA
- a CDS encoding AMP-binding protein, which translates to MTSISYVSGPSSTPLLGETIGQNLKRTVENYPDNIALVSLQQNYKVTYKEFWDQTTQLAKSLLAMGIDSGDRVGIWSPNRFEWTLLQYATARIGVILVNINPAYRSNELIYVLNQSGTKFLISALQFKTSDYKKIVKKSEKFCKKLKQTMYLDQDWEQLMALSSSISGEQLETVEAKVQFDDPVNIHYTSGTTGFPKGVTLSHHNILNNGYFIGKRLNYTEKDKVCIPVPFYHCFGMVIGNLACTTSGATMVIPAESFDPQLTLEAVEKEQCTSLYGVPTMFIAELQLPNFDSFNLKSLRTGVMAGSPCPVEVMKQVQSKMYMKEVSICYGMTETSPVSTQTLIGAPLEKQVSTVGTIQDHLEIKIVNPDTGEIVERGLPGELCTRGYSVMLKYWENPEATHYVLDDAGWMHSGDLAVMDEEGYINIAGRIKDVIIRGGENISPREIEEFLYTHDLIEDVQVIGVPSEKFGEEIMAWVKLKANVELSQDELLQFCKDQIAHYKVPKFWKFVDTFPMTITGKIRKVEMREISIKELGLEDLLKIKTS; encoded by the coding sequence ATGACATCAATTTCATACGTAAGCGGTCCTTCTTCAACACCTTTACTAGGAGAAACAATAGGACAAAACTTAAAAAGAACGGTTGAAAATTATCCCGATAATATTGCATTAGTTTCACTTCAACAAAATTATAAGGTTACTTACAAAGAATTTTGGGATCAAACCACTCAATTAGCAAAATCGCTTTTAGCAATGGGAATAGATTCAGGAGATAGAGTAGGAATTTGGTCACCAAATCGATTTGAATGGACATTATTACAATATGCAACAGCTCGAATTGGTGTTATTTTAGTGAATATAAATCCCGCTTATCGTTCCAATGAATTAATTTATGTGTTGAACCAGTCTGGAACAAAGTTTTTAATTTCTGCTTTACAATTTAAAACGAGTGATTATAAAAAGATTGTCAAAAAATCGGAGAAATTTTGTAAAAAGTTAAAGCAAACCATGTATTTAGACCAAGATTGGGAACAATTAATGGCTTTGTCGTCTTCTATTTCCGGTGAACAATTGGAAACTGTTGAAGCTAAAGTTCAGTTTGATGATCCGGTTAATATTCATTATACTTCGGGAACAACAGGTTTTCCAAAAGGTGTTACTTTGTCTCACCATAATATTTTAAATAATGGTTATTTCATTGGTAAACGATTGAATTACACCGAAAAAGATAAAGTTTGTATTCCAGTGCCATTTTATCATTGCTTTGGAATGGTAATTGGAAATTTGGCTTGTACTACATCAGGCGCAACTATGGTAATTCCTGCAGAAAGTTTTGATCCTCAATTGACTTTAGAAGCTGTTGAAAAAGAACAATGTACTTCGCTTTATGGTGTACCAACTATGTTTATAGCCGAGTTGCAACTGCCAAATTTTGATTCTTTTAATTTAAAAAGTTTAAGAACAGGAGTAATGGCAGGTTCTCCTTGTCCCGTAGAAGTTATGAAACAAGTACAATCTAAAATGTACATGAAAGAAGTTTCAATTTGTTATGGAATGACAGAAACTTCTCCTGTTTCAACCCAAACGTTAATAGGTGCTCCATTAGAAAAACAAGTGAGTACTGTTGGTACCATTCAAGATCATTTAGAAATTAAAATTGTTAATCCTGATACTGGCGAAATTGTAGAACGAGGACTTCCAGGTGAATTATGTACACGCGGTTACTCGGTTATGTTGAAATATTGGGAAAATCCGGAAGCAACTCATTATGTTTTAGATGATGCAGGTTGGATGCACAGTGGCGATTTAGCTGTAATGGACGAAGAAGGTTATATTAACATTGCAGGTCGAATAAAAGATGTAATCATTAGAGGCGGAGAGAATATTTCGCCAAGAGAAATTGAAGAGTTTTTATATACACACGATTTAATTGAAGATGTGCAAGTTATTGGTGTTCCAAGTGAAAAATTTGGTGAAGAAATAATGGCTTGGGTAAAATTAAAAGCAAATGTAGAACTTTCTCAAGATGAATTATTACAGTTTTGTAAAGATCAAATTGCGCATTATAAAGTACCGAAATTTTGGAAATTTGTAGATACTTTTCCAATGACAATTACTGGAA
- a CDS encoding Crp/Fnr family transcriptional regulator — translation MKEILQQAYGYIFEEELIDEISKVAVYKEFKADDYLIEIGDYIKTMPLLLEGAIKILREDDNGDELLLYFLERGDTCAMTLTCCMGQSKSKIRAIAETDGTLLMIPVEKMEEWLTKYKTWRNFVFDSYNIRLKEMLEAIDTLAFMNLDERLYKYLTDKAKVIGNTEINNTHQQIAYEMHTSRVVISRLLKALEMQGKIKLHRNKIEILEF, via the coding sequence ATGAAAGAAATTTTACAACAGGCTTACGGATATATTTTTGAAGAAGAACTTATTGATGAAATAAGTAAAGTTGCAGTTTATAAAGAATTTAAAGCCGATGACTATTTAATTGAAATTGGAGATTATATCAAAACAATGCCTTTATTATTAGAAGGCGCGATAAAGATTCTTCGCGAAGACGATAACGGAGATGAACTGTTGTTATACTTTTTAGAACGTGGCGATACTTGTGCCATGACTTTAACTTGTTGTATGGGACAATCTAAAAGTAAAATAAGAGCAATTGCCGAAACAGATGGTACTTTACTTATGATTCCTGTAGAAAAAATGGAAGAATGGTTAACCAAATATAAAACTTGGAGAAACTTTGTATTTGACAGCTATAATATACGTTTAAAAGAAATGCTAGAAGCTATAGATACATTAGCTTTTATGAACTTAGACGAAAGGTTGTATAAATATTTAACAGATAAAGCTAAAGTTATTGGTAATACAGAAATTAATAATACTCATCAGCAAATTGCATACGAAATGCATACGTCAAGAGTTGTTATTTCAAGATTATTGAAAGCACTAGAAATGCAAGGCAAAATTAAACTACACCGAAATAAAATTGAAATTCTAGAATTTTAA
- a CDS encoding rhomboid family intramembrane serine protease, with product MSLVLIVLIIANVLASLKGFDDQSFFRKYEFHIGSIKAGDQIRMLTSGFLHVDIAHLAFNMLTLYFFAPVVINQFDSAYFLVIYFGSLLAGSLLTLFIHKDEYYYRAVGASGAVSGIIYSSILLYPEMQILLFYVLPIPGYIFGIGYLLYSIYGMKSRTDNIGHTAHFGGAIGGYVITLIKDPSIIYNESLIVVLVLIPIVILFYLQKKNKL from the coding sequence ATGAGTTTAGTTCTTATCGTATTAATTATTGCAAATGTCTTAGCAAGTTTAAAAGGTTTCGACGACCAAAGTTTTTTTAGAAAATACGAGTTTCATATAGGAAGTATTAAAGCAGGAGATCAAATAAGAATGTTAACTTCTGGTTTTTTACATGTAGATATAGCTCATTTGGCTTTTAACATGCTTACACTTTATTTTTTTGCACCTGTTGTAATCAATCAATTTGATAGCGCTTATTTTTTAGTTATTTATTTTGGGAGTTTATTAGCGGGTAGTTTACTTACATTGTTCATTCATAAAGATGAATATTACTATAGAGCAGTTGGAGCTTCAGGTGCAGTTTCAGGTATAATATATAGTTCAATTTTATTATATCCTGAAATGCAAATTTTACTTTTCTATGTGTTACCCATTCCAGGTTATATTTTTGGAATAGGATATTTGTTGTATTCAATTTATGGCATGAAATCAAGAACCGATAACATTGGACATACAGCTCATTTTGGAGGTGCAATAGGAGGTTATGTAATAACACTAATAAAAGATCCAAGTATTATTTATAATGAATCCCTAATTGTGGTTTTAGTTTTAATACCAATAGTTATTTTATTTTACCTTCAAAAGAAAAACAAGCTGTAG
- a CDS encoding sulfite exporter TauE/SafE family protein, with the protein MELLGYIGALCVGLILGLTGGGGSMLTVPILVYIMFVNPVTATAYSLFIVGTTSIFGAFQNFKKGYVDIKKGLLFAVPSFIGVYLTRSFIVPKIPNDIITISNFTLTKGTFLMVFFAVIMFLAAISMLREKNSTNTENLTKEVPNSVIVLQTFLIGVIIGLVGAGGGFLIIPSLVFFAKLPMKKAIGTSLFIIAINSLIGFLGDVQNIHIDWNFLLIFTSISILGIFIGTYLSKFINEKQLKKLFAIFVLIMAFVILFKELL; encoded by the coding sequence ATGGAACTACTTGGCTACATTGGAGCTTTATGCGTTGGATTAATTTTAGGTTTAACCGGAGGTGGTGGATCTATGCTTACAGTGCCAATATTGGTTTACATAATGTTTGTAAATCCTGTAACTGCAACAGCATATTCGCTGTTTATTGTAGGAACAACATCTATATTTGGAGCATTTCAAAATTTTAAAAAAGGTTATGTAGATATTAAAAAGGGATTACTTTTTGCGGTACCATCTTTCATAGGGGTTTATTTAACTAGGAGTTTTATTGTACCAAAAATTCCAAATGATATTATAACCATTTCAAATTTTACGTTAACAAAAGGTACTTTCTTAATGGTTTTTTTCGCTGTAATTATGTTTTTAGCAGCAATTTCAATGTTAAGAGAGAAAAATTCAACTAATACAGAAAACTTAACTAAAGAAGTACCAAACTCTGTAATTGTTTTACAAACTTTTTTAATTGGAGTCATTATTGGATTGGTTGGTGCTGGTGGCGGATTTTTAATTATTCCTTCACTTGTCTTTTTTGCAAAACTTCCTATGAAAAAAGCAATTGGCACATCGCTATTCATTATAGCAATCAATTCATTAATTGGTTTTTTAGGCGATGTTCAAAACATTCATATTGATTGGAATTTTTTACTAATCTTTACTTCAATTTCCATTTTAGGAATATTTATTGGAACTTATTTAAGTAAGTTTATCAATGAAAAACAACTTAAAAAGCTATTTGCAATCTTTGTTCTCATTATGGCTTTTGTTATCCTTTTTAAGGAATTATTGTAA